One window of the Triticum dicoccoides isolate Atlit2015 ecotype Zavitan chromosome 3B, WEW_v2.0, whole genome shotgun sequence genome contains the following:
- the LOC119279841 gene encoding NAC domain-containing protein 55-like, whose translation MCFGYKKDPDTILWLLFLDGISGQPLPNAAKHYFHEADVYATDPASLVAGRLPGPAKAQGESKNWYFFSLVKPRSAQDSRKFRIVGGGKGTWKQERGNDVAGAEGRAIGRLERFTYTPSPKEDKKPPEWLMTEFSVDQHDDGGQPTPVLCLCKIYQSPRFLKSASKNSASARKRKSPADESSSVKRQLLFPAPPPPPIPLLPVLFPPPPPPAPNLLAEDDVWAHIGADPELNFSVEEFTAPWPCSMTAAAPSLLGSGHGSQCA comes from the exons ATGTGCTTTGGTTACAAAAAAGATCCTGACACAATTTTGTGGCTTCTGTTTCTAGATGG AATCTCCGGCCAGCCCCTCCCGAACGCCGCCAAGCACTACTTCCACGAGGCAGACGTGTACGCCACAGATCCGGCTtccctcgtcgccggccgcctGCCAGGCCCGGCGAAGGCTCAAGGGGAGAGCAAGAACTGGTACTTCTTCAGCCTCGTGAAGCCCAGGAGCGCCCAGGACAGCCGCAAGTTCCGGATCGTCGGAGGAGGCAAGGGCACATGGAAGCAAGAGCGAGGGAACGACGTCGCCGGCGCAGAGGGCCGCGCCATCGGGCGCCTGGAGAGGTTCACGTACACGCCCAGCCCCAAGGAAGACAAGAAGCCGCCGGAGTGGCTCATGACGGAGTTCAGCGTCGATCAGCACGACGACGGCGGCCAACCGACGCCGGTTCTTTGCCTCTGCAAGATCTACCAGAGCCCGCGCTTCCTCAAGTCCGCCTCCAAGAACTCCGCGTCCGCGCGCAAGAGGAAGTCCCCCGCGGACGAATCATCCTCCGTCAAGCGGCAGCTCCTGtttccggcgccccctcccccaccAATTCCGTTGTTGCCCGTCCTGTTTCCTCCGCCCCCTCCTCCCGCACCAAATCTGCTGGCCGAAGACGACGTCTGGGCGCACATTGGTGCGGACCCAGAATTGAACTTTAGCGTGGAAGAGTTCACCGCTCCCTGGCCCTGCTCAATGACGGCAGCGGCGCCGTCTCTGCTAGGATCCGGCCATGGAAGTCAGTGCGCTTAA
- the LOC119281910 gene encoding NAC domain-containing protein 55-like encodes MASPPLLPSGPSSFYSSQGVLASFPNPCELVSFYLRPRISGQPLPNAAKHYFHEADVYATDPASLVAGRLPGPAKAQGESKNWYFFSLVKPRSAQDSRKCRIVGGGKGTWKQERGNDVAGAEGRAIGRLERFTYTPSPKEDKKPPEWLMTEFSVDQHGDGGQPTPVLCLCKIYQSPRFLKSASKNSASARKRKSPADESSAVKRQLLFPAPPPPPIPLLPVLFPPPPPPAPNLLAEDDVWAHIGADPELNFSVEEFTAPWPCSMTAAAPSLLGSGHGSQCA; translated from the exons ATGGCGTCGCCGCCGCTGCTACCGTCAGGCCCTTCCTCCTTCTACTCAAGCCAGGGCGTGCTCGCATCCTTCCCGAACCCGT GCGAGCTCGTCTCCTTCTACCTCCGCCCAAGAATCTCCGGCCAGCCCCTCCCGAACGCCGCCAAGCACTACTTCCACGAGGCAGACGTGTACGCCACAGATCCGGCTtccctcgtcgccggccgcctGCCAGGCCCGGCGAAGGCTCAAGGGGAGAGCAAGAACTGGTACTTCTTCAGCCTCGTGAAGCCCAGGAGCGCCCAGGACAGCCGCAAGTGCCGGATCGTCGGAGGAGGCAAGGGCACATGGAAGCAAGAGCGAGGGAACGACGTCGCCGGCGCAGAGGGCCGCGCCATCGGGCGCCTGGAGAGGTTCACGTACACGCCCAGCCCCAAGGAAGACAAGAAGCCGCCGGAGTGGCTCATGACGGAGTTCAGCGTCGATCAGCACGGCGACGGCGGCCAACCGACGCCGGTTCTTTGCCTCTGCAAGATCTACCAGAGCCCGCGCTTCCTCAAGTCCGCCTCCAAGAACTCCGCGTCCGCGCGCAAGAGGAAGTCCCCCGCGGACGAATCATCCGCCGTCAAGCGGCAGCTCCTGtttccggcgccccctcccccaccAATTCCGTTGTTGCCCGTCCTGTTTCCTCCGCCCCCTCCTCCCGCACCAAATCTGCTGGCCGAAGACGACGTCTGGGCGCACATTGGTGCGGACCCAGAATTGAACTTTAGCGTGGAAGAGTTCACCGCTCCCTGGCCCTGCTCAATGACGGCAGCGGCGCCGTCTCTGCTAGGATCCGGCCACGGAAGTCAGTGCGCTTAA